The DNA window GCTCACCGTGCACACCGCCTTTGCAAGCGAGTTCCTCGAGCGTGCCGTTAAGAGAGCGCCTCTTAGAGCTCTGGACCCTAAGATGGAAAGTGCTCTCGCCAATCTCCGCCAGCTCGTCGAGATGCAAAAGAAGCGTTCGATAAGCCATGGGCCTCGCTTCCCGTTGCAGCAGCCTGTTCCTCCAGGGGGCGTGAGCAAGCTGGCGATGCCACCGCAGGCAACTGTGGCTGCTCTTCTGAGACATGTCAAGAGTAAGTTTGTTATTACCAACAAgtgaaaagaaacaagatgCTAATCTGACTCGACAACACCTTCAGCCGCACCTCCCACCTTTTTCACCATCCTCTGCACTCTAGTCGGCATAAAGGACTTTTCAGAGCTCTGCAGCGCCGTCTATTTCCCTACCGAAGACTACCCCGACGCAACTTTTGCCGTGGTCAATGCCATGTTGTATAACCTCTTCGTAGAGCAACACTCGCTGGCGAAAGAGGAAGCGGTGCGTGAAGAGTACAGCAAGTACGTCATCATCTGCAAGACAAATCTGGAGACGACGCTGGCCAACTTTCCGCTGTTCTTGTCGCCAAAGATTGAGAATGTGCAGGCATTGCTTCTTGGGGTAAGTTCTATGCTTGCTATGCTAAAATCATCTCTCTCGTGTAGAGAGTTGTACGAGTTCCCTATACTAACATGTACTGCATATAGTGCCTCTATGCCATCGACGTCTCCAGACCCTCTGTGGCCTGGCATCTCATCACAATGGCAGCCTGGCTATGCCAAGCAGGCGGTTACCATCGAACAGAGTCGCTTAGAAACGACCCTCCGCTGGTTGCGcggcaaaagaagattgtctTTTGGCACGTCTACACCTTGGACAAGGGCTTGGGCCTGAGACTTGGACGAGCGTCGGTGATTGCAGAATGTGACATTGATATTCCACGCGAGTTTGAAGTGAATGGCTTTGATCATCTAACCTCGACTACGTTCCCGACCTTGTGGGTCAAGATAAGCAGCTTACAGAGCCGGATTTACGAACAGCTGTAAGGagactcttctctttcttctcttctcttctcttcttctcttcttcccttctcttcttcccttctcttcttctcttagTTCTCATCTTATGCTACAAGTGCTAATGGAGCTCGTACAGATACAGCCCGGTTGCCCTAGCAAGTCCTCAGGCTGATTTGGTCCAACGTGCCCAAGCTCTGGCTGCCGAAAGCAGCAAGCTGGAGATTGAGACGGACGAGACGCGCGAAAAGGTCTACACGCTTCTGAAATCGATAGGAACTTCGGAAGTTGTAGATGTCTTTATCAAAGGCGACGAAGTTCAATTCTACGTCACCAAGACGCTCATCTATCGAGTTATACCGGCTCCAGAAGGGTCCATTACTCGATTTTGTGACGAGTGTCTGGATGCGGCACGCCATGCCATGAAGACGCACCAAGAATGCGTTGTGTTCATGGATATCAGCACTTATATGCGATCCATGTATATCCACTGGTAAGGCACCCTTCTCCATGGAAACAAGGGCCCTTGGACCCCCAAGGGTACACAAGTTCTTTCGTTGCCGGATGCTAATATTATATCGTAATGGTCACAGGAACCTTCTTCTTACACCCTTTGCCCCATTTTTTGTCTTATTCTGCTATGTTATCGAAACATCTTCACTTGCAGATCTTAAAGTTCTCCAAGACTTTGTCGACTCACTCGAAGGGGGAAGAGGGCTCTCAGAGCCCATTGACAAGCTCTACCTGCTTTGCAAAGTCATGTTTGATATCGCCAAGCTGTACGTGGAAGCCAAgactcagcagcaacaagacGAAAACTCCATCTTTATTGGAGACGAGTTTGAGATGTACCTAAGCCAACTGGGTTTCATCCCTAATGAGGATCAGGTCATGGCCAATGCCAGCACCAACGATGCTGGTGTGCCGGCGCAAGGCAGTGGGCAGGTATCGCAGTTGGCAGATTGGTTCTTTGGCAGTCGTAACATGATTGGCTTATTGGAAGAGGACCTCTCTCAGATAGACTCCCATAGGTGGATGCAGCCTGATGAGATGTAGGGCTTGTGGACTGGGGCGAGATTGAAGGAGACGATATTGTCAGGCACCATCGGGTTTGTAGTTATTTTCATACCCATTAATAGAAAACGGCATCCAGAATGATTCTCACTGAGTCAATCAGTGGGAAATCTCGGGTCGTACAGCTCGTATCCCTCGTCTTCTGTGTCACTCTCCACCAGCGAGCTCTTATACGCCAATGGCAGAGTTGAAGCCGTCTCCCCTGTTTCCATCAGCCCTCCAGAACGTTGGTCTGCCAGTGTATGGGTTGTATCTGTTTGTTGCGCATCGGCCGAAGCTGCTGGCTCTGCGGGAGCAAATGCGCTCTTGAAGCCAGTCTTCTTGAAGCCGCCCTTTTTGAAACCGCCaccgctgccaccgccgGCATTACCAGCGCTCGAAGAGAGCGCATCCTGGTCGCTGAGCTTGATGCTGACGATGCCGtctgccttggcctcggcctttCTCGCCTTGGCGCCGGCGTTGGGATCGCGCACCATGGCCTTCATGTCCTTGAGGCGCTGCTTGTGGCTGTGGTCGTAGCTGCTGAGATGGGCCTCATAGTCGTTCATGCGGGAGTAGCCCTtggagcagaggctgcaGTAGAAGGACTTTTGGGCCTCTTTGGCAGAGGTGGTCTGCGCCGGAGGGAGGGTTTGGTGTCTCTGGCGAGAGCGACGCGTTAGTTTTGGCGATGTCGCATTGGCGAGATTGGGAGAGGGCAATTGCACGTACAGGAGGCattgtggctgctgctcgagatTTGGAACCGAATGCGATTGACTGAGAGGTAAAGAGTGTTGTATGTCGCTTGGGCGAGGCGCAGCTTTTGCGGATGCGCTGCCGTGAAGCTGGCGATTGGCAACTTTTtggtgatgacgatggcgataaCGATTGGAGAGCAAACGGCGTGGCTGTCGGAAGTTCGGAGCCCGGAGCTCCGTGGAAGCTATGGTGGGGGACGTGCCGTTAGTACCCTGTACTTGGCGGATACTGGCCGGATCGCTACTGGGAGCGCAAGAGTGCGGGGTACCGGCAAGGTTAAAGGGCGAGGGCCGCTGTCTTGACGGCACGTTAGCGGTCAGCTTCAGCGGGAGAGCTCCCTTGCAGCGCTACGGCCGAGCTACCAAACACTGCTAGAGGCAGAAGAGTTAGGATTACGCGCTTCAGCTTCGGGCTCGGAGTGGCTTTGATGGTAGATGATGTGAATGGATTTGGCAAATTAGACAGCTCATTTCGCTATGGCGGTGGTatgcaagggagaagaggacggCAATAGGACAGGATATAGCGTCAAGTGGGTGTGGCTTGCATGCAAAGACTCCATAGACTCGCATGTGCAAGCTGTAAGTTGTGTAAATACGTGTTCATACATGCTTTAGTAGCTGCTTCAAGCTGCCGGATGCCCAAGATGCTACACCGAGTGATTGGAGCTATGCTGGATTGAATGATATGCTAGAACTAATAGGGTAGGATATTCTGATCTGGACAGACAGAGCTGTGTTTTGAGTAAAGATGGAGACGGCGGTCAACTAGCAATTCGAGTAGCCGAGATGTTGCCAAACGAGAGTCCGAGTGGCCCGATTAGAGAAGAACAAATTCATTTGAAATTCAGGCCTTTAATAGACTTTTAAGATACGAAgcaagaggcaaagaagccgaTTGCGACTGATTAACattttctctccagcttctgctcTGTCTTTTTGCATGGAGTTGTGGTGCATTTTGATTTTCTCTCTAGGTCAAGTTGGCGGACAGCTCCAACAGCCCATTTCCCCAATAGGCATAGACTCACCCCTCCATGATACTATTGCAGTCGTCGCTATTGGTCCCCCCCAGCCTTGGCTATTGGTaccttgatttttttttcccaacaCGAGGTGGTAATGGCCTGTTGCTCGGACTGATCACATATGCAAGTCTTACTCGGACATTTTCGTCTTTAATTCGGAATCTTTCCACAGTCTAAATTCGAAAGAGGGaatttcaaaaaaaaaatcaggcaaggaggaaaaaaacacCGAAAGAAGCCTCAAAACCACCTGCCAATCGCCATGGAGAGCGATTGGGACGCCGAGAGCCTGCGCTCGCGGCGAGATCGGAGGGACTCGAACTCGACGTTTATTtcgctgctccagctcgacCCTGCGCCCATGGACTCTGACGGGGATACGCCGACTGAAAAGCAGAATCCAATGGACTCCCTGGCTCCGGATGGCGCCTCTGTTGAGCGAAGTGTGGGCAGCATCAAGTCTGGCTCGACCATGGCCCCGGGGCTGAGTGGcagcggccacggcgccatCTACTACCGTTCGTTTTGCCCTGGATGACCCCTGATTGGCCTCCTCTGCGTTccgcttttgctttgctcttTGCACCTTTTATTGGTTTTGCCTGGCTTGGTTTCATGCATTGTATCCTTGGCTTGGGTGGTGGCGTATGGGGTGTGTATGTTGTATTCGGAGTGTTCTTCTGCTAACCTGCCTCTGATGATGCATTGTCAATAGTCACCCGGATGCAAAAGTATTCCAGCTATGCTGTGTCCGTGTTCACCACCATGCACCTGGCCAATGTATCTCTCCTTCCGGCGATTACACGAAGCGTGGCCGGCTCGGAAACCTACCTCCTCATGGGCCGGGAGCTCTACCAGACGTCTATTACGGAGCCGTTGCTGGTTGGCTTGCCGGTGCTGATGCACATCGGTTCGGGAATTGCTCTACGCCTGCTGAGGAGATCGGAAAACATACGACGATATGGAGGGTCGACACCGGGCATGTTTTCGTTGATAAGTTCACGAACCGACAGCACGACGTCTTCATCTCGCTCTTCGGTTCGACTCTGGCCGCAGGTGAGCTGGATCTCTTGGTCTGGCTACATCTACACGGCCTTTTACGGCGCCCATGTCTTTATGAACAGAATCCTGCCCCTGGTCGTGGAGGGAGATAGCTCCAATATCGGTCTGGCCTATGTCTCCCACGGCTTCGCCAAGCACCCTATAATTGCGGCCACTGCCTACCGGGGCCTGATTGGAATCGGATGCGGCCATATGGTTTGGGGACTGGCCAAGTGGTTCGGAATTGCGCCCTCGACCAGCGGCTGGTGGGGGAGCCAAGCAGTCGCGGTTGATAAGAAGACCAAACGCCAGCGCAGGCGGCGTTGGCTGGCGATTCAGGCTGCAGTAGTGGCCGCGGCTGCATTGTGGGCAGTGGGAGGGCTCGGGGTTGTTGCGCGAGCTGGAGCGTCCGAAGGGTGGGTTGGGAAGTTGTACGACGATCTGTTTGCTCACGTCCATCTCTGAGGATCGGGGCCCTGGTATTGGACGGTGGAAGCAGCACCGGCCAGGGGTTGACAGCTACGCCAAGCAATGACGACAATGACGACGAACGAATACACACGACCTTTATACGAGCATCACGTACGTACAAGCACCGCGttgggcatgggcatgggcatgggaGCGCATTTCGAGGAGGGTTCAATATGAGTCGTGAATACGGCTTAGCACGGCAATATGCGGATGATCTGCGCTAGGGGAACAGGCAAGGCCTATCCGAAGCACCGGGAGGATACTACTCCAAGCGGATGATTTTTTCCATCtactatttatttataaatttcaTTTCGGCATAACTCCGAACGTGTGGATGGGGAGTGAGTGCGAGAAGAGGCGGAGACGAGGGGGGCAAATTGGAGAAGGCCGGCGAGAGTATCCTAACAGAGAatgggagggagagagagggaggagGCAAAACACCACGGTGGCCAGCATGGGCGGAATCTCGccggaaaggaaaagaaggaaaaaaaagggaaaaaagaaaagaaaaaaagaaaaagagactaAAACCAGAGCTGAGCTCGACGGCCCTCAGCCAGAAAACTCCGAGAGCTGAGCTGCATAAACAAGGGGAGGGGCTGCTGATTTGTTCTGCGCTCGCCCAGACTGCCAGGAGGCGGTATGGAATGCTGGTCGctgtcttgtttcttttctttttccttctttttctactactgctactagcaTGCGTGTAATTTGCACCTTGAATCACGGCTTGGGCTGCCTGTATGGCCGTCTATTGGCTCTGGCCTCCGCGGCTGATACAAGCGTACCTGCAGGCGTCTCCTTTTAGAAGTGACCTCTGAGCAGGGAGGGGCAAAGCCGACGCAGAGCCTACCGTTGGACTAGACAAATAGACAAGTCTTGGATTTCTCAGCTGCAAAGActatcattttttttttacgacGAATGTGAACTAGGAGGAGAATTCTGGATCGAAAAGACGACGATTAGGACGATAAGAAACGGTCTTGTGATGGTTCTCTTTTGGTGTTTTAGATGGAGAGTTATCAAGGACCTCCGTACAGACGGTAGATACACACTACTGCAGTGCAATTACTCAGTGGCTACGTGTACCTGCTTGCGGGGAACGCCATATCAGATGTACCTGGTGCTGGGGTTCGGTGCCATCAACATGAGGTGCATGTAGCATTTTGCAGTGGGATTGGATAGCGGCTGCATTAGCGATTGGCCGGGATGTGGAATGGATGCCGGGCAAGAGAGTCTGAGGGAGGTGAGGGGCCCGGCCATgtaagaggagaaaaaataatagctCGAGCAGAGGGGGAGaaggggaggaaaaaaagcaacgaaATAATGACATAAAATAAATTGCATTAAAACAATaaaaatcaaatcaaataaATCAATACATTGAATAAATCCCCCCAACCAGCTTCAGACGCAGTCCCGCAAACCCCGACAAATTGAGAGCCTCGAAAAGCTACTGGAGCGCTGCAAAGAGCCTCCAGCTCTCCACGGGAAGGGCCGCCCTTCTATATAAAGAGCCCGGCGAGACCCGAGTTCAATTTCCAGCGCCCTGATTCAGAACCTGGGAACCTCGACCGCAGCGGCCTCTCTAGCGATTGGattttttttgatttttttgatttttgatttttgatttttgattttttttttttgcgcacTCGAGCCCGTGCCGTTTTACAGTGACATACCGTTTTAGTGGCCGTGCTCaacttgtctttttttgcgatTTGCGTCCAGCCGTTTTAGCGGTTTCCCATTTCCCTTTCGGTGCCTGAGACAAAAGTGGCTTATCTGGAACCCCAGAATTTCAATCCCTTCCAAAAACACCAAATTCCCACGTTGCGTGTCACCGAAAAGCAAGTCTTTTCcaatttctcttcttcttgtttagACCCTGGtcttactcttttttttttctgtctctgCCTCCCTTCGAGAGAGAAGCAGGCCATCCGGTcgtttcctctcttctccccccttccttttctcttttctcttttcccgCCTCGCTAGAATTCAtcatccttttctttttcttattattgAAAGCCACTTTTGCCATCCCTCACATACTCTGTTCATCACACCTTTCTCCACCGCAATTCCCTCCGAGGCCTCGCTtgtgggctttttttttttttttttttttttttttgcctgttGTCCGAAGGGCgggccaagagcagcaggccgAAGACCGAGATAGCTACGACGTTGGGAGGCATATATTGATGGTGTCCTTCTCTTATTCACACTTGCTTGGAGAGAGGCCTGTCTGTAGCGCATAGGGACTCCCTGCACCTGTGCTTGTTGTCCCCTCGTCACCATTACAAACACACAACAGCACATATCCATACACGCAAACACATGCTCTGTATATAATCACGTACGTGCTCGCTCTCTCTTGGTCCCTGTTTCTCTCCTTTCCCATCTCATATTCTCGCATTCTTACCGGCTCTTCCACGCAGACAGACTTACTTGCCTCACACACGGCCATGTCTTCCCACAacatgaagagaaaggcgTCGCACAGCGACCCCGGCAACGCTGATCCTCTGCCCCATCCCGGCCGCGGCGATGCCTCGTCCAAGCGGCAGCGCCTCGCCAAGCCCGCGTGCGACGTCACCCGAGGCGTGTccgacgagctgctgctgcgcatcTTCTCCTACGCCGACGAGCAGACGCTGCTGCACCTGGCGGCCGTGTCGCGGCAGTTCTACAGAGTCTCGTCTGATCCGCAGCTGTGGCGCCAGCACTACTACCGCAGGTTCATCCTGCCGCGCGCCAACCGCATTCCGGGCCTCAAGGTCGCCAACCGCTCGTACGCCCGCGTCCCCAGCATACGCGAGGCTCCCGGCCAGGGGCAGGgacagaagcagcaagagagcCGAGGCCTGGTCTCAGCCTCAGCGTCTGTGGGGGCCGAATCGGGAccgggcagcagcagcagcaacagcagcagcatcgccaaccgcagcagcctcggcgtgtcgtcgtcgttggcCGAAGCTGAGGCAGCCGAGTTTGAAATCGACTCCATCAAGCCGCCCTTTAGTCCGGTAGACCCGTCGGGCAAGGCACGGGAAGCCTCAGACGTCGACTGGAAGCAGCAGTACAGGCTGCGGCACAACTGGGCCCGCGGCCTCTGCGAGGTGCGCCACGTCCAGGTCAGTCCCGTCAACTTTGCCTTGACGCCCATCGAGGAGCGCCGCACGCTGGTCAAGGTCGTGGATGGCCTCGCCGTGACGGTGGACATGCAGGCCGGGCTGCGCGCCTGGGACTTGCGCACTCAGGAGTCTATTGCGCAGACAACCACCGAGACGGACGATGGCATCTGTCTGGTGCCCACGGCGCTGGCCCTGGACGGGGGGGAGGCTCTCT is part of the Trichoderma atroviride chromosome 1, complete sequence genome and encodes:
- a CDS encoding uncharacterized protein (EggNog:ENOG41), with product MPPRHQTLPPAQTTSAKEAQKSFYCSLCSKGYSRMNDYEAHLSSYDHSHKQRLKDMKAMVRDPNAGAKARKAEAKADGIVSIKLSDQDALSSSAGNAGGGSGGGFKKGGFKKTGFKSAFAPAEPAASADAQQTDTTHTLADQRSGGLMETGETASTLPLAYKSSLVESDTEDEGYELYDPRFPTD
- a CDS encoding uncharacterized protein (EggNog:ENOG41~TransMembrane:3 (i95-119o139-159i303-326o)), with amino-acid sequence MESDWDAESLRSRRDRRDSNSTFISLLQLDPAPMDSDGDTPTEKQNPMDSLAPDGASVERSVGSIKSGSTMAPGLSGSGHGAIYYLTRMQKYSSYAVSVFTTMHLANVSLLPAITRSVAGSETYLLMGRELYQTSITEPLLVGLPVLMHIGSGIALRLLRRSENIRRYGGSTPGMFSLISSRTDSTTSSSRSSVRLWPQVSWISWSGYIYTAFYGAHVFMNRILPLVVEGDSSNIGLAYVSHGFAKHPIIAATAYRGLIGIGCGHMVWGLAKWFGIAPSTSGWWGSQAVAVDKKTKRQRRRRWLAIQAAVVAAAALWAVGGLGVVARAGASEGWVGKLYDDLFAHVHL
- a CDS encoding uncharacterized protein (EggNog:ENOG41~TransMembrane:1 (o383-404i)), which gives rise to MESALANLRQLVEMQKKRSISHGPRFPLQQPVPPGGVSKLAMPPQATVAALLRHVKTAPPTFFTILCTLVGIKDFSELCSAVYFPTEDYPDATFAVVNAMLYNLFVEQHSLAKEEAVREEYSKYVIICKTNLETTLANFPLFLSPKIENVQALLLGCLYAIDVSRPSVAWHLITMAAWLCQAGGYHRTESLRNDPPLVARQKKIVFWHVYTLDKGLGLRLGRASVIAECDIDIPREFEVNGFDHLTSTTFPTLWVKISSLQSRIYEQLYSPVALASPQADLVQRAQALAAESSKLEIETDETREKVYTLLKSIGTSEVVDVFIKGDEVQFYVTKTLIYRVIPAPEGSITRFCDECLDAARHAMKTHQECVVFMDISTYMRSMYIHWNLLLTPFAPFFVLFCYVIETSSLADLKVLQDFVDSLEGGRGLSEPIDKLYLLCKVMFDIAKLYVEAKTQQQQDENSIFIGDEFEMYLSQLGFIPNEDQVMANASTNDAGVPAQGSGQVSQLADWFFGSRNMIGLLEEDLSQIDSHRWMQPDEM